In Candidatus Binatia bacterium, the sequence CTGGGCTCAGGCGGCTGAGGTCGAGGTATTCCGACGCCCGTTCGTAATCCCCATCACGGCAGGCCTTGAGGTAACCCGCCATGGCGCTGCGGGGCGTGCCGCGCTCAAACTCGTCGGCCGGACCAGCGGGCTGCGGGGTCGGCTTGGCCACCGTGGGGCTGGCTGGCTGGGCCAGGGATGACGACAGGCTCGTCACATAGACGAAGCCAGCCAGCAGGACTGCGGCGTACCGGATCCCTCCGGTCCGCGCCTGGCGCGACGAGATGGTTGCTTGCCCCAGCATGAGTCTTCCTCCCCTTTCTGCCGTGTTCCGGATAGAGCCTCCGCCTGGAGAGGACAAAGAAAAACCTGGCCGCGCTAGCTACCGAACCGTGACCACCACTCGCCGGTCGCGCGGGCCGTCGAGCTCAACCAGCATGATCGCCTGCCAGGTGCCGAGAACCAGCTTTCCGTCGCGTACCGGGATGGTTTCGCCGGGGCCGAGAATGGCCGCCTTGATGTGGGCGGCGGCATTGTTGTCGACGCGATCGTGCCGCCAGATGCCTTCGGGAACGAGTTTGTCGAGCGCCTCGATGATGTCTTCGCAGACGTTCGGGTCGTCGTTTTCGTTGATGATCACGGCCGCCGTGGCATGGGTGACGTACACCGAGCAGATGCCGTCCGTGGCTTTGGTCTGGTGCACGATGCCGGCCACTTGGGCAGTGATGTCGAGCATCTCGTACTTGCGGTGGCTGCGGATGTGGAATTCGGATTGCATCATTCAGCTTTCAGTCGTCAGCTATCAGCGTTCAGCCCGAAGTGGAACTATAACCATTCCGCGCTGACGGCTGACAGCTGAGCGCTGATGGCTCTCCTCACATCCACGCGCCGCCGTCGACACGGAGGATCTTGCCGGTGACGAAGCTGGCGTCATCGCTGGCGAGATACACGGCGGCTTTGCCGATATCTTCCGGTTGGCCCGGGCGCCCGAGCGGGATGCTGTTCAGCAGCGCATCGCCGTGAAATTTTATCATGCGTTCGCCCATGTCCGTGGCGATGACTCCCGGCGCGATGCAGTTCACCCGCACGCCGGCAGGGGCGCACTCTTTCGCCAGGGACTTGGTCAACGCGTTCACGCCCGCTTTGGAGACGTAATACGGCGCGCCCATCGGCCCGCACATGTCGGCGCCGATGGAGGAGATGAGGATGACGTTGCCGCTGCGGCGCTGCACCAGCTGGCCCACGGTGGCCCGGCAGGTATAGAAGACGCCGTGCAGGTTGATGTTGATGACCTTGTGCCAGTGGTCGACGTCGAGATCCCACAGCGGCGCCACGCGTGACGCAATGCCCGAGTTGGCGACGATGATGTCGAGATGGCCGAAGTGCGCCAGCGCCGTATCGACCATGCGCTGCACGGCCGGCCACTCGCCGACGTCGGCCTGCAGCGCCAGGGCGCTGCTGCCGAGCGCCTCGATCGCACGCACGGTGTCGGCGGCGGCCGCGGCGTCACGCCGGTAATTCACCGCGATATGCGCCCCTTCCCGCGCCAGCTCCAGGGCGATACCGCGGCCGATGCCGCGCGAAGCCCCGGTGATGAGCGCAATCTTGCCATCGAGTTTTCCCATTCCGTTCACCTCATACGGCTGATCGCTGACCGCTGATGGCTGAGTGCTGCATCATTTCGGGTGCTCGATCAGTTGCAGCAGGACGCCGTGGGTATGCTTGGGACTGATGAAACAGACCTTGGTGCCCTCGTGGAGCGATTGGATCCTTGCCGTGATCCCCTTCTTGGCGAGGTGCGCTACGGCGTCAGCCAGGGACTCGACTTCCAGCGAAACCGCGTACATGCCTTCGCCGCGTTCGG encodes:
- a CDS encoding secondary thiamine-phosphate synthase enzyme YjbQ, with translation MMQSEFHIRSHRKYEMLDITAQVAGIVHQTKATDGICSVYVTHATAAVIINENDDPNVCEDIIEALDKLVPEGIWRHDRVDNNAAAHIKAAILGPGETIPVRDGKLVLGTWQAIMLVELDGPRDRRVVVTVR
- a CDS encoding SDR family NAD(P)-dependent oxidoreductase → MGKLDGKIALITGASRGIGRGIALELAREGAHIAVNYRRDAAAAADTVRAIEALGSSALALQADVGEWPAVQRMVDTALAHFGHLDIIVANSGIASRVAPLWDLDVDHWHKVININLHGVFYTCRATVGQLVQRRSGNVILISSIGADMCGPMGAPYYVSKAGVNALTKSLAKECAPAGVRVNCIAPGVIATDMGERMIKFHGDALLNSIPLGRPGQPEDIGKAAVYLASDDASFVTGKILRVDGGAWM